ACCGATTAGAATTCTTCCCTTGAATGGTATCTTTGAATTGGTCATTATAGAGCACCTCTGTTTCACTCGTAAATTAATTCCGTGTCAAACATAGGCCAGACTTCAGCCACTGGCTTGATTGTCAATAACTGCTTTCCACCGGATCCAACGCCAAGAATGGTCTCTTACCACCAGGCAGATGCAAATCCCGGCTTCAACACAAAAGCAGCACAAAAGTACCGTCCCCTTGTGTTTAAACTCTTACATTGACATTATTCCCAACGTGAGGCAGCCGTGCCTGGGCAGCAGCATTTCCCTGGTCTACCTTGTCCAACATCTGATCCATTAGGCCGCTATTTTGCTCTGCTGTATCCATGACCTTTTTCATTAAAGACGTACCAACGTCCTTCTTAAGCTGGGCCTGATTCTTCATCACTGACAGCGCCGCTATGTCCATTCGTATCACTCCCGTTCTTAGTGGTTTCTATGTACTTTGTTTAAAAGCATGGTGCATTACTGGCAGTCCTTCCAGAATACCCTGGTTTTATCATCAAGCTCCGTGACTTCCTTTTGCATGGCCTGGAGCTTGTCGTTGATCTCCTGCGTTTCGGCAGGCCCGAGGTCGTTATCACTGGCGTACTCGGCCAATTCTCTCATTTCTCTCAGCCTGGCTTCAATCTTGTCCAGGGCCTCCATCCTCTGTTCCACCAATTTAGCTCTTGTTGCATGTATTCCGATCAATCCGGCCACAACGAG
The genomic region above belongs to Bacillota bacterium and contains:
- a CDS encoding putative motility protein, whose product is MDIAALSVMKNQAQLKKDVGTSLMKKVMDTAEQNSGLMDQMLDKVDQGNAAAQARLPHVGNNVNVRV